From the genome of Brevibacterium sp. JSBI002, one region includes:
- a CDS encoding polysaccharide pyruvyl transferase family protein gives MRSLRLFHFDIPTWGNFGDKALFPVVRDAFRVLGGTGTIGGEPNFTFASAAALRREVDEAAVARINATADAVVIGGGGLFLQDTNPNRLSGWQWKISPEALAALEVPLIVYALGDNRFPGQPEFDDLMRSHVGQVLDQSAFFGLRNTGSMTTIGALLGQPDRIAYQPCPTTILDHLYEPLADRRPDPKQKTVAIQMLVHPRQIAAGFDADTIHEATVRAARILVGKGWRVLSTPFHPDDAEVSRRLVTEVAGGEEVRLYGHDVRFFSGVEFFSSVPYVLGGRGHAQMIPFGVGSIPISVDLHAKLGYFAADIGHPEFVVPVGEEGMSVDADVVESDGDRSQAADALADRMVAALEDAYARGADLQADLAETRARFADITAENLAGVGVSVRSRTRTGISDSARPHAGAGSTSPPTDDGSWRADGTERRTGDERLRTAEDIRAEEFHVAAIAESDEVAAQQTRALVRSGRDLAKAHQDRKRAIGEVEARAETKMKALETQRDDAQAEAERQRSETAELDARIARLSDETVRSNRALEAVHNRTAGEEARVLAEKVRHGIWWRVRRLKRRR, from the coding sequence ATGAGAAGCCTGCGACTCTTCCATTTCGACATCCCGACCTGGGGCAACTTCGGCGACAAGGCCCTGTTCCCGGTCGTCAGGGATGCCTTCCGGGTCCTGGGCGGTACGGGCACGATTGGTGGGGAGCCGAACTTCACGTTCGCCTCGGCGGCGGCGCTGCGGCGCGAAGTCGACGAGGCGGCTGTGGCCCGGATCAACGCCACCGCCGATGCCGTCGTGATCGGCGGGGGAGGACTGTTCCTCCAGGACACGAACCCGAACCGCCTGTCCGGGTGGCAGTGGAAGATCTCGCCCGAGGCGCTCGCCGCACTCGAGGTGCCCCTCATCGTCTACGCGCTCGGGGACAACAGGTTCCCCGGACAACCCGAGTTCGATGACCTCATGCGCTCCCATGTGGGGCAGGTGCTCGATCAGTCGGCGTTCTTCGGGCTGCGAAACACCGGGAGCATGACGACGATCGGCGCGCTTCTGGGCCAACCGGATCGCATCGCGTACCAGCCCTGCCCGACGACGATTCTTGACCACCTGTACGAACCGCTGGCCGACCGGCGACCGGACCCGAAGCAGAAGACCGTGGCCATTCAGATGCTCGTCCACCCCCGGCAGATCGCCGCAGGATTCGATGCCGACACCATCCACGAGGCGACCGTGCGTGCCGCTCGGATCCTCGTGGGAAAGGGGTGGAGGGTGCTGAGCACTCCGTTCCACCCGGACGATGCGGAGGTCTCGCGTCGGCTTGTCACCGAGGTGGCCGGAGGCGAAGAGGTGCGACTGTACGGTCATGACGTCAGGTTCTTCTCCGGTGTCGAGTTCTTCTCGTCCGTGCCGTATGTGCTCGGTGGGCGCGGGCATGCGCAGATGATTCCGTTCGGGGTCGGGTCGATTCCGATCTCCGTGGATCTGCATGCGAAGCTCGGCTATTTCGCCGCCGACATCGGGCATCCGGAGTTCGTGGTGCCCGTCGGTGAGGAAGGCATGAGTGTGGACGCCGACGTTGTGGAGTCCGACGGGGACCGCAGCCAAGCGGCCGACGCCCTGGCGGACAGGATGGTCGCGGCACTTGAAGATGCGTATGCGCGCGGTGCTGACCTACAGGCCGACCTGGCCGAGACCCGTGCACGATTCGCCGACATCACTGCGGAGAATCTCGCCGGCGTCGGAGTCTCGGTGCGGTCGCGCACTCGGACGGGTATCAGCGATTCGGCGCGGCCGCATGCAGGGGCCGGCTCGACCAGTCCTCCGACCGATGACGGGTCTTGGAGAGCCGACGGCACCGAACGCCGGACAGGGGACGAGCGCCTGCGCACTGCAGAGGATATCCGTGCCGAAGAGTTCCATGTGGCGGCCATCGCCGAATCCGACGAGGTCGCGGCCCAGCAGACCCGCGCACTGGTTCGGTCCGGTCGGGACCTCGCCAAGGCCCATCAGGACCGCAAACGAGCCATCGGTGAGGTCGAAGCGCGAGCAGAGACGAAGATGAAGGCGCTCGAAACCCAGCGTGACGATGCACAGGCCGAGGCCGAACGCCAGCGCAGCGAAACTGCGGAGCTGGACGCACGGATCGCTCGACTGTCCGACGAGACGGTGCGAAGCAATCGAGCGCTTGAGGCCGTGCACAACCGCACTGCCGGTGAAGAAGCACGCGTGCTCGCCGAGAAGGTTCGGCACGGAATCTGGTGGAG